Proteins encoded by one window of bacterium:
- the rimI gene encoding ribosomal protein S18-alanine N-acetyltransferase — MISDTDKPVSNISIRPMVEADIERVMELERIAFSDPWPRTAFVEQLKGPYWGAIVAELNGAIVGYGCYLIVADESHLTNIAVDPVWRRKSVAKLLLDRILEIVAEFDCTLILLEVRPSNMEAIRFYEKYNFELLYRRPNYYRRPIEDALVMVRHLTDDKDMN, encoded by the coding sequence TTGATCAGCGACACGGACAAGCCGGTCAGTAATATCAGCATTCGGCCGATGGTGGAGGCGGATATCGAGCGCGTGATGGAGTTGGAGCGCATTGCGTTCTCCGATCCCTGGCCGCGCACGGCATTTGTTGAGCAATTGAAGGGACCATACTGGGGGGCGATCGTCGCGGAACTGAATGGCGCGATCGTCGGCTACGGATGCTATCTTATTGTAGCCGATGAGTCTCACCTGACCAACATAGCGGTCGACCCGGTCTGGCGCAGAAAATCAGTTGCTAAGCTGCTTCTGGATCGTATCTTAGAGATCGTTGCGGAGTTCGATTGTACCCTCATCCTGCTCGAAGTGAGACCATCGAATATGGAAGCGATACGCTTCTACGAAAAGTACAACTTCGAGCTCCTGTACCGGCGGCCCAATTATTACCGTCGCCCTATCGAGGATGCACTGGTGATGGTCCGCCATTTGACTGATGACAAGGATATGAATTAA
- a CDS encoding GNAT family N-acetyltransferase gives MVIRELAPNDSLEALTELLHRAYKQLADMGLRYLATHQDVATTQRRISRGTCFVAEIDGRIVGTITFNPPGIAKGSPYIEKAGVGHLQQMGVEPGLQRQGIAKALMTHAENYARLNGVAEISIDTAETATHLISWYERIGYEFKEHIQWDVTNYRSVVMGKKL, from the coding sequence ATGGTCATACGCGAATTAGCCCCCAACGACTCCCTCGAGGCCCTCACCGAACTACTCCACCGTGCCTATAAACAGCTTGCGGACATGGGGCTACGCTACCTGGCGACCCATCAGGATGTCGCCACCACCCAGCGCCGGATCTCCCGGGGAACCTGCTTTGTGGCGGAGATCGATGGCCGCATTGTCGGGACTATCACCTTCAACCCGCCGGGAATAGCCAAAGGCTCCCCCTATATCGAAAAAGCGGGGGTAGGGCATTTGCAGCAGATGGGAGTGGAACCGGGCCTCCAACGGCAGGGGATTGCCAAAGCCTTGATGACCCATGCCGAAAACTACGCTCGCCTGAACGGAGTGGCGGAGATCTCCATCGATACCGCCGAGACCGCAACTCATCTGATATCGTGGTATGAACGGATCGGCTACGAATTCAAAGAACATATCCAATGGGATGTCACCAACTACCGGTCAGTGGTGATGGGAAAGAAGCTGTAG
- a CDS encoding DUF1579 family protein, whose amino-acid sequence MKKSNMMLVAVALLMMAIAVMAADPAAPPAGMPEMGPPAEMKQLATLEGTWDVASKFNMSQDPAVPQWMESKAVATYSYACDGAAMLCNYSGDPMMAGMPGFKGYMVQAWDRELKQWQATWVDNMSGRISIYTGTDDGKQMVMTGEDRMMGQVFLSRMTVSNRTETSYDWKMEASMDGGKTWFESGQSKYTKRK is encoded by the coding sequence ATGAAGAAGTCAAACATGATGTTGGTTGCTGTCGCACTGCTGATGATGGCAATCGCAGTGATGGCCGCCGACCCGGCGGCTCCGCCGGCCGGCATGCCGGAAATGGGACCGCCAGCCGAAATGAAGCAGTTGGCGACCCTCGAAGGGACCTGGGATGTCGCGTCCAAGTTCAACATGAGCCAGGACCCGGCCGTCCCGCAGTGGATGGAATCCAAAGCCGTCGCCACCTACTCGTATGCGTGCGATGGTGCGGCGATGCTCTGCAACTATTCTGGTGACCCGATGATGGCTGGAATGCCCGGATTTAAGGGTTACATGGTGCAGGCCTGGGATCGTGAACTGAAGCAGTGGCAGGCCACCTGGGTCGACAATATGTCCGGCCGTATCTCTATCTACACCGGCACCGATGATGGCAAGCAGATGGTGATGACCGGCGAAGACCGGATGATGGGGCAGGTCTTCCTCTCCCGCATGACCGTCTCCAATCGCACCGAGACCTCGTACGATTGGAAGATGGAAGCGTCGATGGACGGCGGCAAGACCTGGTTCGAATCAGGTCAGTCCAAGTACACCAAGAGAAAGTAA
- the tsaE gene encoding tRNA (adenosine(37)-N6)-threonylcarbamoyltransferase complex ATPase subunit type 1 TsaE produces the protein MGRVLAITSHSEEETLALAKRLAASFVTGDLLVLTGPLGSGKTVFVRGLVQGLGLQESMVSSPSFGMVNEYPGELPLYHFDLYRIKNPAELYEIGWDDYLLRDGIVVVEWGEKAVGLLPSRYYQIDFVMKSETEREIQIALVQ, from the coding sequence GTGGGTCGGGTTCTGGCTATTACCTCGCATTCGGAAGAAGAGACGCTGGCGCTGGCGAAGCGTCTGGCGGCATCTTTTGTCACGGGCGACCTGCTCGTGCTGACCGGACCACTTGGTTCGGGGAAAACAGTTTTTGTGCGTGGGCTGGTACAAGGGCTGGGGTTGCAGGAATCGATGGTCAGCTCTCCCTCATTTGGTATGGTCAATGAATATCCCGGCGAATTGCCGCTTTATCACTTTGATCTCTATCGGATCAAGAATCCCGCGGAGTTGTACGAGATCGGCTGGGATGACTATTTGTTACGCGATGGGATCGTGGTGGTTGAATGGGGAGAAAAGGCGGTCGGGCTCCTCCCTTCTCGCTACTACCAGATCGATTTTGTGATGAAATCCGAAACGGAGCGAGAGATCCAGATAGCGCTGGTCCAATGA
- a CDS encoding DUF2892 domain-containing protein: MKKNIGNLERIIRIVAGLAIISLAFWGPKSPWAYLGAIPLLTGLVGWCPPYAMLGISTCKQTAKTSSGR; encoded by the coding sequence ATGAAGAAGAACATCGGGAATCTGGAACGGATCATTCGGATCGTCGCCGGGCTGGCGATCATATCACTCGCCTTTTGGGGCCCGAAATCTCCCTGGGCTTATCTTGGAGCAATCCCCCTCCTGACCGGACTGGTCGGATGGTGTCCACCGTATGCCATGCTGGGAATCTCCACCTGCAAGCAGACAGCAAAAACCAGTTCCGGACGATAA
- a CDS encoding GAF domain-containing protein — MTDETAKPKKQTNRRPAAKPRAPRKTAGAVESDAIVQLRSQLEEKVGELTDSNRQLKRKIFDLYTIFEISRNFNAVLKYQSLLDTFIFTCLGQVGALKGGIFLKGEECKQAFCLVKSKGSGSFPTQGQAFREQSKLIDYITRLNRPVLVQDLVNEVAEEHDLEILQHFHSGIIVPLIYQTRLIGLFAMSDKISGREFQLDDLEFLSILGNQIAVAIENARLYEAEKMATTALREAQQQLLQTERLAALGQMSASIAHEVNNPLGIIKNYLLLIRRSIAENPSSMGHLGVVEGEIDRIASIVRQLLDFHRPQPMEMNRVDLNAVIEDVLSFTGRLLESAGVEIEQRLPHGPYIVMGSVDSLKQVFLNLLINARDAMPDGGKVILQGRRTDHQVVIEVCDTGPGIPADVAAHIFEPFFTTKEVGKGTGLGLSVCYGIIKSHNGSITFRNLNPGSCFEITLPAAKED, encoded by the coding sequence ATGACCGACGAAACTGCAAAGCCGAAGAAGCAGACCAATCGCCGCCCTGCGGCGAAACCGCGTGCGCCGCGCAAGACCGCCGGTGCGGTCGAGTCCGACGCGATAGTGCAACTTCGGTCGCAGCTCGAGGAAAAAGTCGGCGAACTGACCGACAGCAACCGCCAGCTCAAGCGAAAGATCTTCGACCTCTACACGATCTTCGAGATCAGCCGGAATTTCAACGCCGTCCTCAAGTATCAATCACTGCTCGATACGTTTATCTTCACCTGCCTCGGGCAGGTAGGCGCACTCAAGGGGGGGATATTCCTCAAAGGAGAAGAGTGCAAACAGGCGTTCTGTCTGGTCAAAAGCAAGGGGTCGGGCTCCTTCCCCACCCAGGGACAGGCATTCCGCGAGCAAAGCAAACTGATCGATTATATCACGCGACTCAACCGTCCCGTACTGGTGCAGGATCTTGTCAATGAGGTTGCCGAAGAGCATGACCTGGAGATCCTGCAGCATTTTCACTCAGGCATCATAGTTCCGCTCATCTATCAGACGCGATTGATCGGGCTGTTCGCGATGTCGGATAAGATATCAGGGCGAGAGTTCCAACTCGATGATCTTGAGTTCCTTTCCATTCTGGGAAACCAGATCGCCGTCGCTATCGAGAATGCGCGCCTGTATGAAGCGGAAAAGATGGCGACTACCGCATTGCGCGAAGCCCAGCAGCAGTTGCTGCAGACGGAACGTCTGGCCGCACTCGGCCAGATGTCCGCCTCGATCGCGCATGAGGTCAACAACCCGCTTGGGATCATCAAAAACTATCTGCTATTGATACGTCGTTCGATCGCGGAGAATCCATCCTCCATGGGGCATCTTGGGGTGGTTGAGGGTGAGATCGATCGGATCGCGTCGATCGTCCGTCAACTGCTCGATTTCCATCGCCCGCAGCCGATGGAGATGAATCGGGTCGACCTGAATGCGGTAATCGAGGATGTGCTCTCTTTCACGGGTCGTTTGCTTGAATCTGCGGGAGTTGAGATCGAACAGCGTCTCCCGCATGGGCCGTATATCGTGATGGGTTCGGTCGACAGCCTGAAACAGGTTTTTCTCAATCTGCTGATCAATGCCCGCGACGCTATGCCGGATGGCGGTAAGGTGATCCTTCAGGGACGACGGACCGACCACCAGGTAGTGATCGAGGTCTGCGATACGGGGCCAGGAATACCGGCCGATGTTGCTGCTCACATTTTTGAGCCGTTTTTCACGACCAAAGAGGTGGGGAAAGGGACCGGCCTGGGTCTTTCGGTCTGCTATGGGATAATTAAAAGCCATAATGGGTCGATAACATTTAGGAATCTCAACCCCGGGAGCTGCTTTGAGATAACGCTCCCCGCCGCCAAAGAGGACTAA
- the tsaB gene encoding tRNA (adenosine(37)-N6)-threonylcarbamoyltransferase complex dimerization subunit type 1 TsaB, giving the protein MTTERQFDNVLAIETSTPELKLALSFGEDRIVTATDQVDRSHGQVIVRKMTDLFNSAGGEVKQLEGIVVSSGPGSFTGLRIGLAIAKGMASALSIPIASVSLYEVAAFLLRNHPEPVLVMIQVRRGEYLVATVKEGNVDLHAVDAVPEERLKEYLNDRPVAGIGLDLNRLIAGANVVVPRINFGPADLHYIGRHKLQIGEFADIGKLEPLYYGKSQAELRFDQRHGQAGQ; this is encoded by the coding sequence ATGACAACAGAACGGCAATTCGACAATGTGCTGGCGATAGAGACCTCTACACCGGAACTAAAACTAGCGCTCAGTTTTGGTGAAGACCGCATAGTCACCGCCACCGATCAGGTGGACCGTTCGCATGGCCAGGTGATCGTTCGCAAGATGACCGATCTTTTCAATTCGGCGGGCGGCGAGGTCAAGCAGTTGGAGGGGATAGTAGTTTCCTCAGGCCCCGGATCATTCACCGGGCTTCGCATAGGGTTGGCAATCGCGAAAGGGATGGCATCGGCGCTCTCTATACCGATCGCCTCGGTTTCGCTTTATGAGGTTGCGGCGTTTCTGTTGCGCAATCATCCCGAACCGGTGCTGGTCATGATACAGGTGCGTCGCGGCGAATATCTGGTGGCGACGGTGAAGGAAGGGAATGTCGACCTGCACGCGGTTGATGCCGTTCCTGAAGAGAGGTTGAAAGAGTATCTCAATGACCGTCCGGTTGCCGGGATCGGCCTCGATCTGAACAGATTGATTGCAGGGGCGAATGTGGTGGTGCCGCGGATCAATTTCGGCCCGGCGGATCTTCATTACATCGGAAGACACAAATTGCAGATCGGCGAGTTTGCGGATATCGGCAAACTGGAGCCGCTCTATTATGGAAAATCACAGGCGGAGCTTCGCTTTGATCAGCGACACGGACAAGCCGGTCAGTAA
- a CDS encoding sigma-54-dependent Fis family transcriptional regulator translates to MARTKTKILVIDDDPKVSWILSEGLSSSFEFVAGRDGIEGIQMVSTERPDLILLDIKMPGMTGLEVLEKLNKVDNRPEVIMISGHGETKNVVEAVKLGAAEFIDKPFDVREVETRINAVLERVKLRREVSDLKKELQSKSNYSNFIGDSAAMNKVKALIEQVADSELTVLIRGESGTGKEIVARSLHQLSARRDAAFVKVNCAAIPRDLLEAELFGYEKGAFTGAHKTKQGRFELANRGTIFLDEIGDMPLELQSKLLQVLEQQEFVRVGGIQNIHVDVRIICATNRNLEQAIAEHGFRDDLFYRLNEITLYLPSLRQRKEDVPLLVNHFLEKYNKLYKREFYQLSPEIINQLVAYHWPGNVRQLENMIKQVVVRGDETIVAELLASSAQQVYMPEPALAVAGHAARGGFGMPAEPIEPDGPSEPGADLSLKNRLGKTIASEEKKLIAEVLTKTNWNRRKAADILQISYRSLLYKIKDYDLNSK, encoded by the coding sequence ATGGCACGCACAAAGACCAAAATTTTAGTCATTGATGATGACCCAAAAGTCTCCTGGATTCTATCTGAAGGTCTGTCATCGAGTTTCGAGTTTGTCGCCGGACGGGACGGGATCGAGGGGATCCAGATGGTCTCCACCGAGCGACCCGACCTGATCCTGCTGGATATCAAGATGCCCGGCATGACCGGCCTCGAGGTGCTCGAAAAACTCAACAAGGTAGACAACCGTCCGGAAGTGATCATGATCTCCGGCCACGGCGAGACCAAAAATGTGGTCGAGGCAGTCAAACTGGGTGCGGCCGAGTTTATCGACAAGCCGTTTGATGTCCGCGAGGTTGAGACCCGTATCAACGCGGTTCTGGAGCGCGTGAAACTTCGCCGTGAAGTTTCCGACCTGAAGAAAGAACTTCAATCCAAGTCCAATTATTCGAATTTCATCGGCGATTCCGCCGCGATGAATAAAGTCAAAGCGTTGATCGAACAGGTGGCCGACTCCGAGTTGACCGTCCTGATCCGTGGCGAATCCGGCACGGGAAAAGAGATCGTCGCTCGTTCGCTTCACCAGTTGTCGGCGCGTCGCGATGCTGCGTTCGTTAAAGTCAATTGCGCCGCTATCCCCCGCGACCTGCTCGAGGCCGAGCTATTCGGCTATGAAAAGGGAGCCTTCACCGGCGCGCACAAAACCAAGCAGGGGCGTTTCGAGCTGGCCAATCGGGGGACGATCTTCCTCGACGAAATCGGCGACATGCCGCTCGAACTCCAGTCGAAACTGCTTCAGGTGCTGGAGCAACAGGAGTTCGTCCGGGTTGGCGGGATACAGAATATCCATGTGGACGTCCGGATCATCTGCGCGACCAATCGAAATCTCGAGCAGGCGATCGCCGAACATGGCTTCCGCGATGACCTCTTCTATCGCCTGAATGAGATCACCCTCTATCTGCCGTCGCTCCGTCAACGGAAGGAAGATGTCCCGTTACTGGTGAACCACTTCCTCGAGAAATACAACAAGCTCTACAAGCGGGAATTCTACCAGCTCTCCCCCGAGATCATCAACCAGTTGGTCGCCTACCATTGGCCGGGAAATGTCCGCCAGTTGGAGAATATGATCAAGCAGGTGGTGGTGCGAGGGGATGAGACGATCGTGGCAGAACTGCTGGCCTCTTCGGCACAGCAGGTGTATATGCCTGAGCCGGCTCTTGCGGTTGCGGGACATGCAGCCCGTGGTGGCTTTGGAATGCCGGCTGAGCCGATTGAGCCCGATGGTCCCAGCGAGCCTGGCGCCGATCTGTCGCTCAAAAACCGGCTGGGCAAAACTATCGCCAGCGAAGAAAAGAAGCTGATCGCCGAGGTGCTGACCAAAACCAACTGGAACCGTCGCAAAGCGGCGGATATCCTCCAGATCAGCTACCGGTCACTTCTTTACAAGATCAAAGACTACGACCTGAACTCGAAATAA
- a CDS encoding acetyl-CoA carboxylase carboxyltransferase subunit beta — MEWFRKARSGIVPQEKRNIPEGLWTKCTSCGEIVYSKKMEQLLWVCPACNFHFRIPSRKYIQLLLDGGRIEEMDNNLVSGDPLHFKDSKRYPDRLRDASAKAESVEGVIAGPAEMGGIPISFAIMDFSFIGGSMGSVVGEKIARAIDRAIEGNKPLIIVSCSGGARMQEGILSLMQMAKTSALLAVLAEKRLPYISILTNPTTAGVMASYASLGDVIIAEPKALLGFAGPRVIQQTIGQDLPEGFQSSEFFMDKGFLDKIVERKDLRETTIRLLRYFGGEPS, encoded by the coding sequence ATGGAATGGTTCCGTAAAGCACGCTCAGGCATCGTCCCCCAGGAGAAGCGCAATATACCGGAAGGTCTCTGGACCAAGTGCACCTCCTGTGGTGAGATCGTCTACAGCAAAAAGATGGAACAGTTGTTGTGGGTCTGCCCGGCCTGCAATTTTCATTTCCGTATACCGTCCCGTAAGTATATCCAGTTGTTGCTGGATGGCGGACGGATCGAAGAGATGGACAACAATCTCGTTTCGGGTGATCCGCTGCATTTCAAAGATTCCAAGCGGTATCCCGACAGATTGCGTGATGCCTCGGCCAAGGCCGAATCGGTTGAGGGGGTGATCGCCGGACCGGCGGAGATGGGCGGGATCCCGATCTCCTTTGCGATCATGGATTTTTCGTTTATCGGCGGCTCGATGGGTTCGGTGGTTGGTGAAAAGATCGCTCGCGCGATCGACCGCGCGATCGAAGGGAACAAGCCGTTGATCATCGTTTCCTGTTCGGGCGGCGCCCGCATGCAGGAAGGGATTCTTTCGCTGATGCAGATGGCCAAGACTTCGGCGTTGCTGGCAGTGCTGGCCGAAAAGAGACTCCCGTATATTTCGATCCTGACTAACCCGACCACTGCCGGTGTGATGGCTTCGTATGCCTCGCTGGGCGATGTGATCATCGCCGAGCCCAAAGCGCTGCTAGGGTTCGCCGGACCGCGCGTCATTCAACAGACGATCGGGCAGGATCTTCCGGAAGGATTCCAGTCATCCGAGTTCTTTATGGATAAAGGATTTCTCGACAAGATCGTCGAACGGAAAGATCTCCGTGAGACAACGATCAGATTGCTTCGCTATTTCGGAGGAGAACCATCGTGA
- a CDS encoding GAF domain-containing protein has protein sequence MTPLAEKIVIIDDEKRMCESLTALLEGNGYRVSSFQRSPEAVEAIRGEKVDLVITDIKMPDLDGLEILKAVKHIDEGIPVILMTGYASLQTALDAIAQGAYDYLLKPVEFAYLELAVRRALDKRRSEIARLRLLEELKLSNLILERRIGELNALYEAGKSIGSTANLQELLRQIVALAATVTEAQVGSIMLFDERRECLTIEAAIGLADEIVESTRLPVGESIAGHVAETGEPIIIADVEHDPRFKRINKERYGSASLLSVPLRIKNTILGVINMANKEGEKAFTQDDLRLLTTFASQAAVAVDDAYQFERSRRRLIEFEILHEVTNELSSIQSFYQFRALLVKKLSRIFPIDYAIWFNWEPSNKALIPDAAIGDANIPLTESGRINLAAIDRETIVIQGADLEAFDLEDVRLISDLVGERLTAFVHYPDPGRGFMAIPILRNDELAHLFCFGAKSDRDYSDDDISLAKLVVSQSALLFEREKAILNGTRLLTMGNMISEISHDLRKPLTNISGGVQILRQRVDTDKNSDVFDLMGSEISRMDELVHELIDFSNPNKYETNQVDLRQTVQRAAELVGPDMRKYKVQFSAKFEEGQWETFVNRNQILEMFLNLFINAIDAMQSGGTLSVHGLVERPPHKKHNFLAIRVIDTGVGIKKEVLARIFDRYYTTKETGTGLGLSVVERIISAHAGTLRVESVEGQGTTFTVYLPIQSA, from the coding sequence GTGACACCATTAGCGGAAAAGATTGTCATAATCGACGACGAAAAGCGGATGTGCGAATCGCTGACCGCGCTTCTGGAAGGGAACGGCTATCGCGTTTCCAGTTTCCAGCGCTCCCCGGAAGCGGTCGAAGCTATCCGCGGCGAAAAGGTCGATCTGGTGATCACCGATATCAAGATGCCTGATCTTGACGGCCTTGAGATCCTCAAAGCGGTGAAGCATATAGACGAAGGGATCCCGGTTATCCTGATGACCGGTTACGCCTCATTGCAGACGGCGCTCGATGCTATCGCGCAGGGGGCATATGATTATCTTCTCAAACCGGTTGAATTCGCTTATCTCGAACTGGCGGTCCGTCGTGCGCTCGACAAGCGCCGTTCGGAGATAGCCAGACTTCGGCTGCTCGAAGAACTCAAGCTCTCTAATCTTATCCTTGAGCGTCGCATTGGCGAATTGAATGCACTCTACGAGGCAGGCAAGTCGATCGGCTCCACCGCCAATTTGCAGGAGTTGCTGCGCCAAATAGTCGCGCTGGCAGCGACCGTGACAGAGGCGCAGGTCGGTTCGATCATGCTGTTTGATGAACGCCGCGAATGCCTGACGATCGAGGCGGCAATCGGCCTCGCTGATGAGATTGTGGAAAGCACCCGTCTACCTGTCGGTGAATCAATTGCCGGACATGTCGCCGAAACCGGCGAACCGATCATAATCGCGGATGTCGAGCATGACCCGCGCTTCAAGCGGATCAACAAGGAGCGGTATGGGTCTGCCTCTCTCCTGTCGGTTCCGTTGCGAATCAAAAATACGATCCTCGGCGTCATTAATATGGCGAATAAGGAAGGCGAGAAAGCCTTTACGCAGGATGACCTTCGGTTGCTGACGACCTTCGCCTCGCAGGCAGCGGTGGCGGTCGATGATGCCTACCAATTCGAGCGGAGCCGTCGACGGTTGATCGAATTCGAGATACTGCACGAAGTGACCAACGAACTCTCCTCGATCCAGTCTTTCTATCAGTTTCGCGCGTTGCTGGTCAAGAAGTTGTCGCGCATATTCCCGATCGATTACGCCATCTGGTTCAACTGGGAGCCGAGCAACAAGGCGCTCATTCCGGATGCCGCGATCGGCGATGCCAATATCCCGCTGACTGAATCGGGACGGATCAATCTGGCCGCGATCGACCGCGAGACGATCGTCATCCAGGGAGCCGACCTGGAAGCGTTTGATCTTGAGGATGTCCGGCTGATCTCCGATCTGGTCGGCGAACGGCTGACCGCGTTTGTCCATTACCCGGATCCCGGGCGAGGCTTCATGGCGATCCCGATCCTGCGTAACGACGAACTGGCGCACCTCTTCTGTTTTGGCGCCAAGTCCGACCGCGACTACAGCGATGACGATATCTCGCTGGCCAAGCTGGTGGTGTCACAGTCCGCGCTGTTGTTCGAGCGGGAGAAAGCTATCCTGAATGGTACCCGCCTGCTCACTATGGGGAATATGATCTCGGAGATCTCACACGACCTTCGAAAACCGTTGACCAATATCTCCGGGGGGGTGCAGATCCTCCGTCAGAGGGTAGACACCGACAAAAACTCAGATGTTTTCGATTTGATGGGGTCTGAGATCTCCCGCATGGATGAACTGGTGCATGAACTGATCGATTTCTCCAACCCAAACAAGTACGAAACCAATCAGGTTGACCTTCGCCAGACAGTCCAGCGTGCCGCCGAACTGGTCGGGCCGGATATGCGCAAATACAAGGTGCAGTTTTCGGCCAAGTTCGAGGAAGGGCAGTGGGAGACTTTCGTCAACCGGAATCAGATCCTCGAGATGTTTCTCAATCTCTTCATTAATGCGATCGATGCCATGCAGTCGGGCGGGACTCTCAGTGTCCACGGGCTGGTGGAACGACCGCCACACAAAAAGCACAACTTCCTTGCTATCCGGGTGATCGATACCGGTGTCGGTATCAAAAAAGAGGTGTTGGCGCGAATTTTCGACCGCTATTACACGACCAAAGAGACCGGAACCGGGCTGGGGCTGTCGGTGGTTGAGCGGATCATTTCCGCCCATGCCGGTACTCTTCGGGTGGAATCGGTTGAGGGACAAGGGACAACCTTTACGGTTTATCTCCCGATTCAGTCCGCCTAG
- a CDS encoding DUF2007 domain-containing protein, with product MAELAPEDEMDYVELVTVGTFTSAPELAVAKSLLEDADIQYFAKNEGVVGLFSMGQVGYNPMIGAIEIQVHPEDVEATSEILAQMAEADADEPIDLSSDDQ from the coding sequence GTGGCCGAACTGGCACCGGAAGATGAAATGGATTATGTCGAACTGGTGACGGTTGGGACATTCACCAGCGCTCCTGAGTTGGCGGTCGCCAAATCGTTGCTCGAGGATGCGGATATTCAGTATTTCGCCAAAAACGAGGGTGTCGTTGGCCTCTTCAGTATGGGGCAGGTCGGCTACAATCCGATGATCGGGGCGATCGAGATCCAGGTACATCCTGAGGATGTCGAGGCCACATCGGAGATCCTGGCCCAGATGGCCGAGGCGGATGCCGACGAGCCGATCGACCTGTCATCTGACGATCAATAG